Proteins from a single region of Aquirhabdus parva:
- a CDS encoding TonB-dependent receptor, whose product MHYKVHPLSLAIMLALVPLTASAVDTTNTDSAVYEDSHEGTLQTIVVTANPLKSKLTTSPSTVLAGRELVINRAGTLGEMLNGLPGVSTTGYGPWVARPIIRGMDGDRIRLLQNGVGIVDASSLSYDHAIPQNTLTINKVEVVRGPAALMYGGNAIGGVVNTFDNRIPDQPVDGVHGSAETSLASSNDDRKGAFTVEGGLGNFALHADAFAEKSGELRIPDFARSARQRALDAPDAEQPEKRLPNSDGRAQGGSLGGSYFWNDGYAGLSVSTFDSNYGSVAEEGVRLKMDQTKVAFASEIKNIDGPINNVKVNLAYTDYEHKEIEDGAVGTTFKNEGYEGRIEAHHAKIGPLDGVFGLQFSDTKFSALGDEALVPETETKSAGLFFLENWAVSAPLTLSAGGRVDYTSLSPAGGSNPRFIGAEDRDFTAGSGSIGAVYKLNPFWSVTANGSYTERTPTFYELYANGPHGATGQYLVGNQNLQKEKAFSTDLGLLFENGPYRAHTSVYYTRFRNYLAELNTGKFRNDDGDFVERNDDGALPEAIYSGVSAQFYGAEFEGKARLWQTDVNAQQVNVDLRGDYTHAENRTTGQALPRISPLRLSAGIDYHVSDLVTRAEVTHAWAQKRVPENDLPTDGYTSFNMIASYPFKFSQHAWLAYVRADNITNANIRYASSVLRDIAPEAGRSVKAGLRISF is encoded by the coding sequence ATGCACTATAAAGTCCATCCGTTATCACTAGCCATTATGCTGGCTCTTGTTCCGCTCACTGCGAGCGCTGTAGATACGACAAATACCGATTCCGCTGTCTATGAAGATAGTCATGAAGGCACATTGCAGACCATTGTTGTAACTGCAAATCCATTGAAATCCAAACTCACCACATCACCTTCTACAGTTTTAGCTGGCCGAGAATTAGTGATTAATCGCGCAGGGACCTTAGGTGAGATGCTTAATGGATTGCCCGGTGTTTCAACAACAGGTTATGGCCCATGGGTCGCGCGTCCGATTATTCGCGGCATGGATGGTGACCGTATTCGCTTATTGCAGAATGGGGTGGGCATAGTTGATGCATCATCACTATCGTACGACCACGCGATCCCACAGAACACATTGACGATTAATAAGGTTGAAGTGGTACGTGGCCCCGCCGCGCTGATGTATGGGGGAAATGCGATTGGTGGAGTCGTGAATACTTTTGATAATCGAATTCCTGATCAACCTGTAGATGGCGTGCATGGCTCGGCTGAAACGAGTCTTGCCAGTTCAAACGATGATCGTAAGGGTGCCTTTACTGTAGAAGGTGGGCTGGGTAATTTTGCGCTGCATGCGGATGCATTTGCTGAAAAAAGTGGTGAACTGCGGATTCCAGATTTTGCACGCTCTGCACGTCAGCGTGCGTTAGATGCACCTGATGCAGAGCAACCTGAAAAGCGTTTGCCAAACAGTGATGGCCGAGCTCAAGGCGGATCACTCGGTGGGTCATATTTCTGGAATGATGGCTATGCAGGTCTATCTGTCTCTACTTTTGATTCAAACTATGGATCAGTCGCCGAAGAAGGCGTGCGTTTGAAAATGGACCAAACCAAGGTTGCTTTTGCATCAGAGATCAAAAATATCGACGGCCCAATCAATAATGTGAAAGTGAATCTGGCCTATACCGATTATGAGCATAAAGAAATTGAAGATGGTGCGGTGGGTACAACCTTTAAGAATGAAGGTTATGAAGGTCGTATCGAAGCACATCATGCCAAAATAGGACCTTTAGATGGTGTGTTTGGTCTGCAGTTTTCGGATACCAAGTTCTCAGCACTAGGCGATGAGGCATTGGTGCCAGAGACTGAGACTAAGTCAGCGGGTTTATTTTTTCTTGAAAACTGGGCAGTTAGTGCACCCTTGACGTTAAGTGCTGGCGGGCGAGTTGATTACACATCACTGTCTCCAGCAGGGGGGAGTAATCCACGTTTTATCGGTGCTGAAGATCGTGATTTTACTGCGGGTAGTGGATCGATTGGTGCGGTGTATAAGCTTAATCCATTCTGGTCAGTGACCGCAAATGGTAGCTACACAGAACGTACGCCGACTTTCTATGAGCTATATGCCAACGGTCCCCATGGTGCAACGGGTCAATATCTGGTTGGCAATCAAAATTTGCAGAAAGAAAAAGCGTTTTCTACCGATTTAGGTCTGTTGTTTGAAAACGGTCCGTATCGTGCGCATACCAGTGTGTATTACACCCGATTCCGCAATTATCTGGCAGAGCTCAATACCGGTAAATTCCGCAATGATGACGGCGATTTTGTAGAGCGGAATGATGACGGTGCTTTACCAGAAGCGATTTATAGCGGTGTTTCTGCTCAGTTCTATGGGGCTGAGTTTGAAGGGAAGGCACGCTTATGGCAGACGGATGTGAATGCCCAGCAAGTCAATGTCGATTTGCGGGGGGATTACACCCATGCTGAAAATCGTACCACAGGTCAAGCACTCCCGCGGATTTCGCCGCTACGCTTAAGCGCAGGGATTGATTATCACGTGAGTGACCTCGTGACCCGTGCTGAAGTGACGCATGCATGGGCGCAGAAGAGAGTTCCCGAAAATGATTTACCGACTGATGGCTATACCAGCTTTAATATGATTGCATCCTATCCATTCAAATTTAGTCAGCATGCATGGCTGGCTTATGTGCGTGCAGACAACATTACCAATGCCAACATCCGTTACGCCAGTTCGGTGCTACGTGATATTGCGCCTGAGGCAGGGCGGAGTGTGAAAGCTGGGTTACGCATATCGTTCTAA
- a CDS encoding OsmC family protein: protein MQASIQWVGGVAFDAKSESGHQVTMDGSPAYGGENRGARPMELILLGLGGCAAFDIVTILKKARQEVTDVRCELKAERADEIPAVFTKIHLHFTVVGHGVKDKQVEKAIHLSADKYCSASRMLSQGGVEITHSFEVVEDATAAQSV, encoded by the coding sequence ATGCAAGCAAGTATTCAGTGGGTTGGAGGCGTTGCATTTGATGCAAAGTCGGAAAGTGGGCACCAGGTCACAATGGACGGTTCACCAGCCTACGGCGGTGAGAATCGAGGTGCCAGACCGATGGAATTAATTCTACTGGGCTTGGGTGGTTGTGCTGCTTTTGACATCGTGACGATCCTCAAAAAAGCACGTCAGGAGGTTACTGATGTCCGCTGTGAGCTTAAAGCGGAACGTGCAGATGAGATTCCAGCAGTATTCACCAAGATCCATTTACACTTTACTGTGGTCGGTCATGGTGTCAAAGACAAGCAAGTTGAAAAAGCTATTCATCTGTCTGCAGATAAATATTGTTCTGCCAGCCGTATGCTCAGCCAAGGCGGTGTTGAAATCACCCACAGTTTTGAGGTGGTTGAAGACGCTACGGCAGCGCAATCAGTTTAA
- the crp gene encoding cAMP-activated global transcriptional regulator CRP: MTNFPSTTKKRNTPALPADLSPSLHALLNHIPIKTYAARTTVVNKGDTSSSMFFIVKGSVAIISQESGKRDIVLAYLNEGSFFGEMGLFEKQPTRTALVRTRSRCDIVEVSYDQFLSFTKLYPELLFDICSQLSIRLKQTTRKVTDLTVLDVTGRIARCLLDLSTQPDAIPKTEGTQIHITRQEIGKLVGCSREMVGRVLKTLEDQHTIKTNGKTILIYRTEA, from the coding sequence ATGACCAACTTTCCAAGCACCACGAAAAAGCGTAATACTCCGGCTCTACCAGCGGATTTATCTCCGTCATTGCATGCGTTGCTCAATCACATTCCAATCAAAACGTATGCCGCCAGAACTACGGTTGTGAACAAGGGTGATACCTCATCATCTATGTTCTTTATCGTAAAAGGGTCTGTCGCGATCATTAGTCAAGAGTCCGGTAAGCGTGACATTGTTCTCGCCTATCTCAATGAAGGTTCTTTCTTTGGTGAAATGGGTCTTTTCGAGAAACAACCGACTCGTACCGCACTCGTTCGCACGCGTTCACGCTGTGACATCGTCGAAGTCAGTTATGATCAATTCCTCTCATTTACCAAACTCTACCCTGAGTTGCTATTCGACATTTGCTCGCAATTATCGATTCGTCTCAAACAAACGACGCGTAAAGTCACCGATCTGACTGTCTTGGATGTGACTGGACGTATTGCACGTTGCTTACTGGACCTGTCAACCCAACCTGACGCCATTCCAAAAACTGAAGGCACCCAAATCCACATTACCCGTCAAGAGATTGGTAAATTAGTAGGATGTTCACGTGAGATGGTGGGTCGCGTACTCAAAACGCTGGAAGACCAGCATACGATTAAAACCAATGGTAAAACGATTTTAATCTACAGAACTGAAGCTTAA
- a CDS encoding YceD family protein — protein sequence MSPHVFPTQIEPFKWAELGFVWQGKVELSRFARVAAEVVPPHDHQAIALDCKLYVDERHIAWLDATMSATLPLTCQRCLNQLDFVLDTHVHLAMFTEEKYAEKLGRDKDEIDYVILSEAQVAHGAATIDVLDLLEDEILLAMPLSPKHEHCELKVAGAVQADEVVTEPKRNPFDVLAGLKLKD from the coding sequence ATGTCGCCTCATGTGTTCCCAACACAAATAGAACCGTTCAAATGGGCGGAACTCGGATTTGTGTGGCAAGGGAAGGTTGAGTTATCGCGGTTTGCGCGTGTCGCAGCTGAGGTGGTTCCACCGCATGATCATCAAGCGATCGCCCTTGATTGTAAGTTGTATGTAGATGAGCGCCATATTGCTTGGCTTGATGCCACAATGTCAGCGACACTGCCGCTCACTTGTCAACGTTGTTTGAATCAGTTGGATTTTGTTTTAGATACACACGTTCATCTAGCAATGTTTACTGAAGAAAAATATGCTGAAAAGCTAGGCCGTGATAAAGACGAAATCGATTATGTGATTTTGAGCGAAGCTCAAGTTGCCCATGGTGCAGCCACAATCGATGTCCTTGATCTGCTGGAAGATGAAATATTACTTGCGATGCCTTTGTCTCCAAAACATGAGCATTGTGAATTGAAAGTTGCTGGTGCTGTACAAGCGGACGAGGTGGTTACTGAACCAAAACGTAATCCGTTTGATGTTTTGGCTGGTTTGAAGCTTAAAGACTAG
- the fabG gene encoding 3-oxoacyl-ACP reductase FabG, with protein MNEVVNSQQPRQVALVTGASRGIGAAIAAQLVAQGCFVVGTATSEAGAQQIAEALGDSGAGRVLDVRDVAAMDALLKSIEADFGAISVLVNNAGITKDNLLMRMSEADWQDILQVHLNAVFHLSKAVLRNMSRARFGRIINITSVVAQMGNAGQVNYAAAKAGVEGFSRALAREMGGRNITVNCVAPGFIATDMTDVLDEKVRALMLSQIPLGRLGEARDVAAAVGFLASAQAGYITGTVLPVNGGMYLG; from the coding sequence ATGAATGAAGTCGTAAACTCACAACAACCGCGTCAAGTTGCACTGGTGACCGGTGCTAGTCGCGGTATTGGCGCAGCAATTGCTGCACAATTAGTTGCTCAAGGTTGTTTCGTGGTCGGTACAGCAACCAGCGAAGCGGGTGCTCAGCAGATTGCTGAAGCGCTAGGGGATTCTGGTGCGGGTCGAGTGCTTGATGTCCGTGATGTTGCCGCAATGGATGCTTTATTGAAGTCGATTGAGGCTGATTTTGGTGCGATCAGTGTTTTGGTGAATAACGCAGGCATTACCAAAGATAATTTACTGATGCGTATGTCAGAAGCTGATTGGCAAGACATTTTGCAAGTGCATTTAAATGCGGTGTTCCATCTGTCCAAAGCGGTGCTTCGCAATATGAGCCGCGCTCGTTTTGGTCGTATCATTAACATTACCTCTGTTGTCGCACAGATGGGGAATGCGGGTCAGGTCAATTACGCCGCTGCAAAAGCAGGGGTGGAAGGCTTTAGCCGCGCGCTGGCGCGCGAAATGGGTGGTCGTAACATTACCGTGAACTGTGTAGCCCCGGGTTTTATTGCCACTGATATGACTGATGTATTAGATGAAAAAGTTCGTGCATTGATGTTGTCTCAGATTCCATTGGGTCGCTTGGGTGAGGCTCGTGATGTCGCAGCAGCGGTTGGCTTTCTTGCTAGCGCACAAGCGGGTTATATCACTGGAACCGTACTACCTGTGAATGGCGGTATGTATTTAGGTTAA
- the rpmF gene encoding 50S ribosomal protein L32 has protein sequence MAVQQNRKSRARRDMRRSHDALTTAALSVDQTTGETHLRHHVTKDGFYRGRQLFAVAAIDE, from the coding sequence ATGGCCGTTCAACAAAACCGAAAAAGCCGCGCACGTCGTGACATGCGCCGTTCACATGATGCGTTGACCACTGCTGCGCTCAGCGTGGATCAAACCACTGGTGAAACACATCTGCGTCACCATGTGACCAAAGATGGTTTCTATCGTGGTCGTCAACTGTTCGCAGTTGCTGCAATCGACGAGTGA
- the acpP gene encoding acyl carrier protein codes for MSDVEQRVKAAVAEQLGIRVEEIKNEASFMDDLGADSLDLVELVMSFENDFNITIPDEDSSVITTVQSAIDYVTAKLA; via the coding sequence GTGAGCGATGTCGAACAACGTGTCAAGGCTGCCGTAGCAGAACAACTCGGAATCCGTGTTGAAGAAATCAAGAACGAAGCATCGTTTATGGATGATCTGGGTGCAGATTCTCTTGATTTGGTTGAGTTGGTCATGTCTTTTGAGAATGATTTCAATATCACCATCCCTGATGAAGATTCAAGCGTAATCACCACTGTTCAATCAGCGATTGATTATGTGACTGCAAAATTAGCATAA
- the thiD gene encoding bifunctional hydroxymethylpyrimidine kinase/phosphomethylpyrimidine kinase, which translates to MRPTTLCFSGLDPSGGAGLQADIEAIGAAGSHAAIVCTALTIQDSQKVYGFETVSSELLDAQARKVLADLPVLAIKSGMLGSTENIAVLAKILEENPQIPYVLDPVLVANSGGSLGDPATLVAAFKRLIPLATLITPNTVELRTLSQKQHIDDAVQVLFKLGAHAILVKGAHEHEAHRIRHWLYLREAEGKAVCITQSVWPRINGEFHGSGCTLASNIAGRLAKGQSLQEAIARAELWLHRTLVKADIPHPEGQRIPMRFL; encoded by the coding sequence ATGCGCCCAACGACTCTGTGCTTTTCGGGTCTAGATCCTTCTGGCGGTGCAGGCTTACAAGCAGATATTGAAGCGATTGGCGCTGCTGGCAGTCATGCGGCTATCGTCTGTACAGCCTTGACGATTCAAGACAGTCAAAAAGTTTATGGATTTGAAACGGTCAGCTCCGAGCTTCTCGATGCGCAAGCACGGAAAGTGTTGGCAGATTTACCCGTTCTCGCCATTAAATCCGGAATGCTCGGGAGCACAGAGAATATTGCCGTTCTGGCAAAAATTTTAGAAGAAAATCCACAGATTCCTTATGTACTAGATCCAGTTTTGGTCGCGAATAGCGGGGGGAGTTTAGGCGATCCTGCGACACTCGTTGCTGCCTTCAAGAGGCTCATCCCGCTTGCCACACTGATCACCCCGAATACAGTTGAATTAAGAACGCTTAGTCAGAAACAACACATTGATGATGCCGTTCAGGTCCTTTTTAAGCTTGGCGCACATGCAATTTTGGTTAAAGGCGCACATGAGCACGAAGCACATCGCATTCGTCACTGGCTATATTTACGCGAAGCTGAGGGAAAAGCGGTCTGTATCACACAATCCGTTTGGCCGAGAATCAACGGAGAGTTTCATGGCTCAGGTTGCACATTGGCCAGCAACATTGCTGGGCGCCTCGCAAAAGGTCAATCATTGCAAGAAGCCATTGCTCGTGCTGAGCTATGGCTACATCGCACCTTGGTTAAAGCAGATATCCCTCACCCAGAAGGTCAGCGCATTCCTATGCGATTTCTTTAA
- the fabD gene encoding ACP S-malonyltransferase: MTAFNKTTTAQRRTRTALVFPGQGSQKAGMLAELAQQFPQITETFAEASTGLDFDLWQIAQSGERLDQTEYTQPVLLTASIALWRLWLDLGGVAPVALAGHSLGEYSALVAGGALSLIDGVRLVHLRGQLMQQAVPQGTGSMAAVLGLTDEQVEALCAKVSTDTGEIVDPANYNAPGQVVIAGQSSAVQGVVALAKEAGGKVINLPVSVPSHCRLMQPAAESLAEVLTATAIKMPNIPVIQNANALIEADLDQVKAALISQLYRPVRWTQTSKTLETLGVSQLVECGPGNVLTNLAKRMTTPMVSYPIDTRSRMDDALTHIAVAEGKLA; the protein is encoded by the coding sequence ATGACTGCATTCAATAAAACGACTACTGCTCAGCGTCGCACCAGAACCGCATTAGTCTTTCCGGGGCAAGGATCTCAAAAAGCGGGCATGCTGGCGGAATTAGCACAACAATTCCCGCAAATTACCGAAACATTCGCAGAAGCATCGACAGGTCTTGATTTTGATCTTTGGCAAATCGCACAAAGCGGTGAGCGCTTAGATCAGACTGAATATACACAGCCAGTTCTTTTGACAGCCAGTATTGCGCTCTGGCGTTTATGGCTGGATCTCGGTGGTGTTGCTCCTGTTGCCCTCGCTGGGCACTCTTTAGGAGAATACTCCGCACTCGTTGCTGGCGGTGCGCTCAGCCTCATCGACGGCGTACGCTTGGTTCATTTACGTGGTCAGTTGATGCAGCAAGCCGTGCCGCAGGGTACGGGTAGCATGGCTGCAGTACTGGGGTTGACAGATGAGCAAGTCGAAGCATTGTGTGCCAAGGTGAGTACAGATACTGGCGAGATTGTTGACCCAGCAAACTATAATGCACCGGGTCAAGTGGTTATCGCAGGGCAAAGCAGTGCAGTGCAGGGTGTTGTCGCTTTGGCAAAAGAAGCGGGCGGTAAAGTGATTAATTTACCTGTCAGTGTCCCTTCGCACTGCCGTCTCATGCAGCCAGCGGCAGAGTCCTTGGCTGAGGTGTTGACCGCAACAGCAATAAAAATGCCGAATATCCCCGTGATACAAAATGCCAATGCACTGATTGAAGCTGATTTAGATCAGGTGAAAGCGGCCTTGATTAGCCAACTTTACCGTCCTGTGCGCTGGACACAAACCTCTAAGACATTAGAGACGTTAGGGGTGAGTCAACTTGTTGAGTGTGGTCCGGGTAATGTCCTGACCAACCTCGCAAAACGGATGACAACACCTATGGTATCCTACCCGATAGACACGCGTAGTCGTATGGACGATGCGTTGACCCATATCGCCGTTGCAGAAGGGAAGCTTGCATGA
- the lysM gene encoding peptidoglycan-binding protein LysM, giving the protein MGVFSFIKGVGEKIFGHDEAPANAAPPAASAQDIANALLKRVLDLGLGIDGLSVTYNTDTDTATVAGTAKTQADREKVILAIGNNSNVAKTVVDNITVDSGEPESQIYVVKSGDTLSHISKEFYGDANQYNKIFEANKPLLSSPDKIYPGQSLRIPA; this is encoded by the coding sequence ATGGGCGTATTTAGTTTTATTAAAGGCGTAGGCGAAAAGATTTTTGGTCACGATGAAGCCCCTGCAAATGCAGCACCTCCTGCGGCATCGGCTCAAGATATTGCTAATGCGTTGTTGAAACGCGTGCTGGACCTTGGTTTAGGCATTGATGGCTTATCTGTGACTTATAATACGGATACCGATACGGCAACTGTAGCGGGCACGGCAAAGACCCAAGCAGATCGTGAAAAAGTTATTCTTGCAATTGGCAATAACTCTAATGTTGCGAAGACGGTTGTTGATAACATCACTGTTGATAGTGGCGAGCCAGAAAGCCAAATTTATGTGGTGAAATCTGGTGACACACTGTCGCATATTTCTAAAGAATTTTATGGTGATGCAAATCAATATAATAAAATTTTTGAAGCCAACAAACCGCTGCTGTCTAGTCCAGATAAGATTTATCCAGGCCAATCCTTACGCATTCCTGCGTAA
- a CDS encoding FxsA family protein → MNKVLLWLLLLPPIEIFLWIWLAHFVSGWWIFLWTVAAFFIGVTLMRTSLASVMPQLRGQQGGANFQLDPSTDLAVALSRALAGLLLAIPGLLSDVFAVILLLPPIQRWVQKTVVQVLARRQQAMMAQMQSQGFGGGVFGESPFGDSPFSSGGFGQPSRGTVVEGEARTVEPATEKPKQIGPASANDE, encoded by the coding sequence ATGAATAAAGTCCTCTTGTGGTTGCTGCTTTTGCCGCCCATTGAGATTTTTTTATGGATTTGGCTCGCGCATTTTGTCAGTGGCTGGTGGATTTTTTTGTGGACGGTTGCCGCATTCTTTATCGGCGTCACGTTGATGCGGACAAGTCTTGCCAGTGTGATGCCGCAGCTACGTGGTCAACAGGGTGGGGCGAATTTTCAGTTAGACCCAAGTACGGATCTTGCAGTCGCGTTATCACGTGCTTTAGCAGGTCTGTTGTTAGCGATCCCTGGTCTATTGTCTGACGTGTTTGCAGTTATTTTACTGCTGCCACCGATTCAGCGCTGGGTACAAAAAACCGTCGTGCAAGTATTGGCACGTCGTCAGCAGGCGATGATGGCACAAATGCAAAGTCAGGGTTTTGGTGGAGGTGTTTTTGGGGAAAGTCCGTTTGGAGACAGTCCTTTTTCATCAGGCGGTTTTGGCCAGCCTTCTCGCGGCACTGTTGTTGAAGGTGAGGCGCGAACCGTAGAACCCGCTACGGAGAAACCCAAACAGATTGGACCTGCATCAGCCAATGATGAGTGA
- the ruvC gene encoding crossover junction endodeoxyribonuclease RuvC: MSLIIGIDPGSRLTGYGIIQKEGSKLTFIDAGTIRTETPTMPERLKRIFEGISSIVDFYQPTEAAIEQVFMSNNPDSALKLGQARGAAMTAVVVKNLSVAEYTARQIKLSVVGYGAAEKEQVQMMVMRLLNLSITPQADAADALATAICHAHAASSNNKMLMLQSTGMSRGRGRWRLPG; encoded by the coding sequence ATGTCATTGATTATCGGCATAGACCCAGGCTCCCGCCTAACGGGTTACGGCATCATTCAGAAGGAAGGCAGCAAGCTGACTTTCATTGATGCCGGCACGATACGCACAGAAACACCGACCATGCCGGAACGCTTAAAACGCATTTTTGAAGGCATCAGCAGTATAGTGGATTTTTACCAGCCAACCGAAGCGGCAATCGAACAAGTCTTTATGTCGAACAACCCAGACTCTGCCCTTAAGCTTGGACAGGCTCGAGGCGCCGCAATGACAGCGGTGGTGGTTAAGAATCTTTCCGTGGCCGAATACACGGCCCGTCAAATCAAACTCTCTGTCGTCGGCTATGGCGCAGCTGAAAAAGAGCAAGTCCAGATGATGGTGATGCGCTTACTCAACTTAAGCATTACCCCACAAGCCGATGCGGCGGATGCACTCGCGACAGCCATCTGCCATGCCCATGCCGCGAGTAGTAACAACAAAATGCTGATGCTGCAAAGTACAGGCATGTCTCGTGGTCGCGGTCGCTGGCGCTTGCCCGGTTGA
- the queG gene encoding tRNA epoxyqueuosine(34) reductase QueG, whose protein sequence is MTRAKLPRNPDLRDNPIALKAWIQHEAKTLGFANLGVTSPNVSDQLPFLKQFLADGFAGDMHYLAENIEKRGDASLLLEGTTSVLCVQMNYLAEPPPHRYVPEAPNQAIVSRYAQGRDYHKVVRGRLKQLALRIEEQIGPFQWRPFADSAPILEKPLAERSGLGWTGKHTLLINKKAGSFFFLGELLTDLNLPFDSPATAHCGSCTACIDICPTQAIVAPYRLDARRCIAYLTIEFKGIIPIDLRHGIGNRVFGCDDCQLICPWNSFAKLSAEIDFQARHQLDRLSLLDLWQWSEQDFLSFTEGSPLRRTGYANLMRNVAVGLGNAPADPTILNALHARLGQLGDIVDEHILWAIEEQKQKAKRIDVTH, encoded by the coding sequence ATGACCCGCGCAAAACTCCCTCGCAATCCCGACCTCCGCGATAATCCTATTGCGTTAAAAGCATGGATACAGCACGAAGCAAAGACACTGGGTTTTGCTAATCTAGGGGTTACCTCTCCAAATGTCAGTGATCAGTTACCTTTTCTAAAGCAGTTTCTGGCTGATGGTTTTGCGGGTGATATGCACTATCTGGCTGAAAATATCGAAAAGCGCGGGGATGCTAGCTTATTACTTGAAGGCACGACCAGTGTGCTATGCGTACAGATGAATTATCTCGCGGAACCGCCACCGCATCGTTATGTCCCTGAAGCTCCCAATCAAGCCATCGTTTCCCGATACGCACAAGGACGCGACTATCATAAAGTCGTGCGTGGACGACTCAAACAACTCGCCCTACGCATAGAAGAACAAATTGGACCCTTCCAGTGGCGTCCATTTGCTGACTCTGCGCCCATTTTAGAAAAACCATTGGCTGAACGCAGTGGACTCGGCTGGACAGGTAAGCATACGCTCCTGATTAATAAAAAAGCGGGGTCATTTTTTTTTCTGGGTGAGCTGTTAACAGATCTCAATTTACCTTTCGATAGCCCCGCAACAGCCCATTGTGGCTCATGCACTGCCTGTATCGACATTTGCCCCACTCAAGCCATCGTTGCGCCTTATCGCTTAGATGCTCGTCGTTGCATTGCCTACCTTACGATTGAATTTAAAGGCATTATTCCGATTGATTTACGCCATGGAATCGGCAATCGTGTCTTTGGTTGCGATGACTGTCAGTTGATTTGTCCATGGAATAGTTTTGCTAAACTCTCTGCAGAAATTGATTTTCAGGCGCGTCATCAGCTTGACCGTTTAAGCCTACTCGACTTGTGGCAGTGGTCAGAGCAAGACTTTTTATCCTTCACCGAAGGAAGCCCACTCCGGCGCACAGGCTATGCCAATCTGATGCGTAATGTGGCTGTCGGGCTGGGTAATGCACCTGCTGACCCAACCATCCTCAACGCACTCCATGCCCGTTTAGGTCAATTGGGTGACATTGTCGATGAACATATTCTTTGGGCTATTGAAGAACAAAAACAAAAAGCCAAACGCATTGATGTGACGCATTAA
- the pip gene encoding prolyl aminopeptidase, which translates to MRTLYPEITPYRTDKLKVSDLHTLHYEESGNPQGRPVVFLHGGPGGGGQPQYLRYFDPQKWRVILFDQRGCGQSTPFAELRENTTWDLVEDIEKLRKHLHIEKWAVFGGSWGSTLALAYGVTHPHACTAFFLRGIFLLRKREIDWFYQDGASRLYPDAWEGYLKPIPATERHNMVEAYYQRLTSTNAHIRSSAAKAWATWEGSTSKLIPDDDVIAHYGDDVFAEAFARIECHYFINKGFFTEDNYLLNQVNKIRHIPAIIVQGRYDVVCPAESAWDLHRAWPEAELKIIADAGHSLSEVGITDALVEATDRF; encoded by the coding sequence ATGCGTACCCTGTATCCAGAAATCACCCCTTATCGCACTGATAAACTCAAAGTATCTGACCTCCATACCCTGCACTACGAAGAATCGGGCAACCCACAAGGTCGCCCTGTAGTCTTTCTCCATGGTGGACCAGGCGGTGGTGGACAACCCCAATACCTTCGTTACTTTGACCCGCAAAAATGGCGTGTGATCCTGTTTGATCAACGCGGCTGCGGGCAAAGTACTCCTTTTGCTGAACTTCGCGAGAATACAACATGGGATTTGGTTGAAGATATCGAAAAACTACGTAAACACCTGCATATTGAAAAGTGGGCGGTTTTTGGCGGTTCATGGGGGTCAACTCTCGCATTAGCCTATGGCGTTACCCATCCGCATGCCTGCACCGCATTCTTCTTGCGCGGAATATTCCTCTTGCGTAAGCGTGAAATTGACTGGTTTTATCAAGATGGCGCATCCAGACTCTATCCTGATGCATGGGAAGGCTATCTAAAACCAATACCTGCAACTGAACGTCACAATATGGTAGAAGCTTACTATCAGCGCCTAACCTCCACCAATGCGCATATCCGCAGCAGTGCAGCAAAGGCATGGGCCACATGGGAGGGATCTACCTCCAAACTGATTCCTGATGACGATGTGATCGCTCATTACGGTGATGATGTCTTTGCTGAAGCCTTCGCCCGCATTGAGTGTCATTACTTTATCAATAAAGGCTTCTTCACTGAGGATAACTACCTGCTCAATCAGGTCAACAAAATACGCCATATCCCGGCGATCATTGTACAGGGACGTTATGACGTCGTCTGCCCTGCTGAGAGTGCTTGGGATCTCCATCGCGCTTGGCCTGAAGCAGAGCTTAAAATTATTGCGGATGCTGGGCACTCGCTCTCTGAAGTCGGCATCACAGATGCTTTAGTTGAGGCGACGGATCGTTTTTAA